In Pleurocapsa sp. PCC 7319, the following are encoded in one genomic region:
- a CDS encoding tetratricopeptide repeat protein — translation MKRYQIFILSIFLTISFNWFNSTISKAEQSTAPLFTGMGELHHPITTNSSKAQRYFDQGLTLAYGFNHAEAARSFRQAIELDPDCAMCNWGLAYVLGPNINAKMEDDTVPESYAAIQKAVKLANNSSQQEQAYVNALAQRYTDKPLEDRSSLDLAYAEAMKQVTQQYPDDMDAATIYSEALMDTMPWDYWTEEGEPKPATKKVLSTLESILEQEPNHPGANHLYIHAVEEIRPKQGIAAADRLGDLVPGSGHLVHMPSHIYIRVGRYHDAAIANQKAIAVDKDYITQCHAQGVYPLAYMPHNHHFLWFAATFEGDSQLATEAGKNVAAMVDPQTMREPGMGTLQHFYSVPLFTMIRFGQWEQIMATPQPESDLKYPTGLWHYARGLAYTAQGKIDEAQGELKALELLAHDPELEEVTIWDINTTQSILQVATEVLTGEIAAQQGKYSRAIAHLRQAVKLEDTLNYDEPADWSTPARQYLGSALIKAQRNVEAEQVYREDLAIYPDNGWSLFGLLQSLQAQGKDAKVETVEQQFESAWQYADIQLTASKF, via the coding sequence ATGAAACGCTATCAAATATTTATTTTAAGTATCTTTTTAACTATTAGTTTTAATTGGTTTAATTCGACGATAAGCAAAGCTGAGCAATCAACTGCACCTTTGTTTACTGGAATGGGAGAGCTTCATCATCCTATTACGACCAACTCATCAAAAGCGCAGCGTTATTTTGACCAAGGGTTGACTTTAGCATACGGTTTTAACCATGCAGAGGCAGCTCGCTCTTTTAGACAAGCGATCGAGCTAGACCCCGATTGTGCGATGTGTAACTGGGGTTTGGCTTATGTCTTGGGACCAAATATCAATGCCAAGATGGAAGACGATACGGTTCCTGAATCTTATGCTGCTATCCAAAAGGCTGTGAAGCTAGCTAATAATAGCAGTCAACAAGAACAAGCATATGTAAATGCTTTGGCTCAAAGATATACTGATAAACCATTAGAAGATCGTAGCTCTCTAGATCTTGCCTATGCGGAGGCTATGAAGCAGGTAACTCAGCAATATCCAGATGACATGGATGCAGCGACAATCTATTCCGAGGCATTAATGGACACTATGCCTTGGGATTATTGGACAGAAGAGGGAGAACCGAAGCCAGCAACGAAAAAAGTTCTGAGTACTTTAGAATCGATTCTAGAACAAGAGCCTAATCATCCTGGGGCAAACCACCTTTATATTCATGCCGTGGAGGAAATACGACCCAAACAAGGTATTGCCGCAGCAGATCGATTAGGTGATTTAGTTCCTGGTTCGGGACATCTAGTACATATGCCATCTCATATTTATATTCGAGTTGGTCGATATCACGATGCTGCCATTGCCAACCAAAAAGCGATCGCTGTAGATAAGGACTACATTACTCAATGTCACGCCCAAGGAGTTTATCCCCTAGCATATATGCCTCATAATCATCATTTCTTGTGGTTTGCTGCTACTTTTGAAGGTGATAGCCAGCTAGCAACAGAAGCAGGGAAAAATGTCGCTGCTATGGTAGATCCTCAAACTATGCGGGAACCTGGGATGGGAACTTTACAGCATTTTTATTCTGTTCCCTTATTCACAATGATTCGCTTTGGTCAATGGGAGCAAATTATGGCTACTCCCCAACCAGAATCAGATCTGAAATATCCTACAGGATTATGGCATTATGCTAGAGGTTTAGCTTATACTGCCCAAGGCAAAATAGACGAGGCACAGGGAGAGTTAAAAGCTTTAGAGCTTCTTGCTCACGATCCAGAATTAGAGGAAGTAACTATTTGGGATATCAATACTACTCAAAGCATTCTTCAAGTAGCTACTGAAGTTTTAACGGGAGAAATTGCCGCTCAACAAGGAAAATATTCTAGGGCGATCGCTCATCTACGTCAGGCAGTTAAATTGGAAGATACCCTCAACTATGATGAACCTGCTGATTGGTCAACTCCCGCTAGACAATATTTAGGCTCGGCTTTAATCAAAGCCCAACGTAATGTTGAAGCTGAGCAAGTGTATCGGGAAGACTTAGCTATTTATCCTGACAATGGTTGGTCATTATTTGGACTACTGCAAAGTCTCCAAGCTCAAGGAAAAGATGCCAAAGTTGAGACCGTAGAACAGCAATTTGAATCTGCTTGGCAATATGCTGATATTCAACTAACTGCATCGAAATTTTAA
- a CDS encoding ankyrin repeat domain-containing protein, producing MSWVIFDFLERIRLYSQKQELKLAEAIVANDIDGMRQLLEQRVDPNVKIVGNASEPIIFLIFQKIWFTLPSGSMSDRPKTLYKITAREECLRLLLEWGVNPNVRDSFGRTALELAILWCMPHIVKLLLTHGADPNLKDPNDITPLMKTVILGIQDARPMTDKLQIIMHLIDNGAEVNAQASDGKTALMYATGKTRMEIVELLINSGASLSITDNQSNQAQDLISRSISEQQKTYLQQILTQPQLNLLKYQHQKFILGEERLLEPDLSKDEE from the coding sequence ATGAGTTGGGTGATTTTTGATTTTCTAGAGAGAATTAGACTCTACTCTCAGAAGCAGGAATTGAAGTTAGCGGAGGCAATTGTTGCTAATGATATTGATGGTATGAGACAACTGCTAGAGCAGAGAGTAGATCCGAATGTAAAAATTGTCGGCAATGCTTCTGAACCGATAATATTTTTAATATTTCAGAAAATTTGGTTTACTTTGCCTTCAGGGTCAATGAGCGATCGCCCAAAGACTCTTTATAAAATTACAGCCAGAGAAGAATGTTTACGCTTGTTATTAGAATGGGGAGTAAATCCCAATGTTAGAGATAGTTTCGGACGAACTGCCTTAGAGCTAGCAATTCTCTGGTGTATGCCTCATATAGTTAAACTGTTGCTCACTCATGGTGCCGATCCTAACTTAAAAGATCCCAATGATATTACTCCATTAATGAAGACTGTTATTTTGGGGATACAGGACGCGCGACCAATGACAGATAAGCTACAGATCATTATGCATCTGATTGATAATGGTGCGGAAGTCAATGCTCAAGCATCAGATGGTAAAACTGCTTTGATGTACGCTACCGGAAAGACCAGAATGGAAATTGTGGAGTTACTGATTAATAGTGGGGCATCTTTATCAATTACTGATAATCAGAGTAACCAAGCTCAAGATCTTATCAGTAGAAGTATTAGCGAGCAACAAAAAACCTATCTTCAGCAGATTTTGACTCAACCTCAGTTAAATTTGCTTAAATATCAACATCAAAAGTTTATCCTTGGGGAGGAGCGTTTGTTAGAACCTGATTTATCAAAGGATGAAGAATAA
- the ribH gene encoding 6,7-dimethyl-8-ribityllumazine synthase translates to MAVFEGNFAGSVANLRLAIVIGRFNDLVTEKLISGCQDCLKRHGIDVEPDSGQVDYVWVPGSYEIAMVARQLAISGGYNAIICLGAVIRGQTPHFDFVASEAAKGIAAASFQTGIPVIFGVLTVDTMQQALERAGIKSNLGWNYALNALEMASLMEQIGCSPVSASRSNLPPGNEAIALPKVSSQNVTNT, encoded by the coding sequence ATGGCTGTTTTTGAGGGTAATTTTGCAGGTAGTGTCGCCAATTTGCGTCTGGCAATTGTGATTGGACGTTTTAACGATTTAGTCACTGAAAAGCTGATTTCTGGCTGTCAAGATTGTCTCAAACGCCACGGAATTGATGTTGAACCTGATAGTGGTCAAGTGGACTATGTCTGGGTTCCTGGGAGCTACGAAATCGCCATGGTAGCACGACAGTTGGCCATCTCTGGCGGTTATAACGCTATCATTTGTTTGGGTGCAGTGATTCGCGGACAAACGCCTCATTTTGATTTTGTGGCATCAGAAGCAGCTAAAGGGATTGCTGCGGCAAGCTTTCAAACAGGGATCCCTGTTATTTTCGGTGTTCTGACCGTAGATACAATGCAGCAAGCTTTAGAACGGGCGGGAATCAAAAGTAATTTGGGTTGGAATTATGCTTTAAATGCCCTAGAAATGGCTAGTTTAATGGAACAGATAGGCTGCAGTCCTGTATCTGCTTCTCGCTCCAATTTACCCCCAGGAAATGAGGCTATTGCCTTACCCAAGGTTTCTAGCCAAAACGTGACTAATACTTAA
- the hslO gene encoding Hsp33 family molecular chaperone HslO, with translation MIDKLIRATAADGGIRAVGVITTNLTEEARRKHNLSYVATAALGRSMASGLLLASSMKKEGSRVNIHVKGDGPLGTILADAGLDGTVRGYVQNPQVELPPNSQGKLDVGQAVGHNGYLHVVRDVGYGQPYSSTVELISGEVGEDIANYLVVSEQTPSALLVGVFVGANGVTAAGGVLLQIMPKAARDQSLVTLLESRISQLSGFTPLLRAGKTLREIMEQLLGDLDLFIFPEFHQVKFHCGCSFNRVLGALKMLGEAELQDMIEKDEGAEAVCQFCAEVYQANETQLTQLIADLKAE, from the coding sequence ATGATAGATAAACTAATTCGAGCTACAGCAGCAGATGGTGGTATTCGGGCTGTGGGGGTTATTACCACCAATCTAACGGAAGAAGCAAGACGTAAACATAACCTCTCCTACGTTGCTACCGCTGCTTTAGGTCGCTCTATGGCTTCTGGGTTGCTGTTAGCTTCTAGCATGAAAAAAGAAGGATCTAGAGTTAATATTCATGTCAAGGGAGATGGTCCATTGGGAACAATTTTGGCTGATGCCGGTCTAGATGGTACAGTCCGAGGCTATGTCCAAAACCCTCAAGTAGAGCTTCCCCCTAACTCTCAAGGCAAATTAGATGTAGGTCAAGCCGTTGGTCATAATGGTTATCTCCATGTAGTAAGAGACGTAGGGTATGGGCAACCATATTCTAGTACCGTAGAACTAATCTCAGGAGAGGTGGGAGAAGATATAGCCAACTATTTAGTGGTTTCTGAGCAAACACCCTCAGCTCTTTTAGTTGGCGTTTTCGTTGGTGCTAATGGGGTAACAGCAGCAGGAGGTGTCTTATTACAAATTATGCCCAAAGCAGCTCGCGATCAATCTTTAGTAACCTTGCTAGAATCCCGTATATCTCAGCTTTCTGGTTTTACTCCTCTGTTACGAGCAGGCAAAACCCTGAGAGAAATTATGGAACAGTTACTAGGAGATTTAGATTTATTCATTTTTCCTGAATTTCATCAAGTTAAATTCCACTGTGGCTGCTCTTTTAACCGAGTTTTAGGTGCGCTTAAAATGTTAGGAGAAGCTGAATTGCAGGATATGATTGAAAAAGATGAGGGAGCAGAGGCGGTCTGTCAGTTTTGCGCCGAAGTTTATCAGGCAAATGAAACCCAGTTAACCCAATTAATTGCTGATTTAAAGGCTGAATAA
- a CDS encoding cell wall metabolism sensor histidine kinase WalK yields the protein MLENRGVTSYRFQIRILAVYCLLILLSFSGAVIAIRRVLLLRLNYRLEQALNQEVQEFRVLVNGKDPDTAQPFGDNIAAIFNVFLRRNIPISNEYTIALLPEGFYASVPSKLPKLIDQNSPIVRHWQKLTVSERGEIGSSENPIVYLAEPIKINDKIKGIFVVAIATASERQEVRGAILVIIRVTLITVGITSILAWIFAGRILTPLRLLTKTARAISENNLDQRIKVQGNDEVTQLSITFNEMLDRLQSAFVTQKQFLNDVGHELKTPITIIQGHIELMGDTPEEQEETKAIVFDELERMNRLIADLMILAQSEQPDFLHLEFTALHSLTEKIYTKVQAIADRQWRLEAIGRGNILVDRQRLVQAITNLAQNATKFTNPKDTIAIGSAIEGNYIRLWVKDTGKGIAESEQERIFERFQTGSNNIGTNSTGLGLSIVIAIAQAHGGTIELSSRLNQGSKFTLVLPLE from the coding sequence ATGCTCGAAAATCGGGGAGTTACATCGTATAGATTTCAGATTCGCATTCTAGCGGTATATTGCTTGTTAATTTTGCTATCTTTTTCTGGTGCAGTGATAGCAATTCGTCGAGTATTATTATTGCGCCTTAACTATAGATTAGAACAAGCCCTCAATCAAGAGGTACAAGAGTTTCGAGTATTAGTTAATGGGAAAGACCCTGATACAGCTCAACCTTTTGGAGATAATATTGCTGCTATTTTTAATGTATTTCTCCGACGCAACATTCCTATTTCCAACGAGTATACAATTGCTCTACTTCCAGAGGGCTTCTATGCTTCTGTCCCCTCCAAGTTACCAAAATTGATCGACCAAAACTCTCCTATAGTAAGACATTGGCAAAAGCTTACTGTTTCCGAGCGCGGTGAGATAGGTAGTTCTGAAAACCCGATTGTTTATTTAGCTGAACCCATTAAGATAAATGACAAAATTAAGGGGATTTTTGTGGTAGCGATCGCAACTGCCAGTGAACGTCAAGAGGTACGTGGAGCAATCTTGGTAATTATTCGTGTAACTTTAATTACAGTGGGCATCACTTCAATTTTAGCTTGGATTTTTGCTGGTAGAATTTTAACTCCATTACGCTTGTTAACCAAAACAGCAAGAGCAATTAGCGAGAATAATTTAGATCAAAGGATTAAAGTCCAAGGAAATGATGAAGTTACTCAATTGAGTATCACATTTAATGAAATGTTAGATCGATTGCAATCTGCATTTGTTACTCAAAAACAATTTCTTAATGATGTGGGTCATGAGCTAAAAACCCCAATCACCATAATTCAAGGACATATTGAATTAATGGGAGATACTCCTGAAGAACAAGAAGAAACCAAGGCAATAGTTTTTGATGAATTAGAACGAATGAATCGTTTAATTGCCGATTTGATGATCTTAGCTCAATCCGAACAGCCAGACTTTTTGCACCTTGAATTTACAGCGCTCCACTCTTTGACCGAAAAAATTTATACTAAAGTTCAGGCGATCGCTGATCGCCAATGGCGATTAGAGGCAATAGGAAGGGGCAATATCTTAGTGGATCGTCAAAGATTAGTTCAGGCAATTACCAATTTGGCTCAAAATGCTACTAAGTTTACCAATCCTAAAGATACTATTGCCATCGGTTCTGCTATCGAAGGAAATTATATCCGTTTATGGGTCAAAGATACAGGAAAAGGTATTGCTGAGTCAGAACAAGAAAGAATTTTTGAGCGTTTCCAGACAGGATCGAATAATATTGGCACCAATAGTACTGGTTTAGGTCTTTCTATTGTCATTGCGATCGCCCAAGCTCATGGCGGTACAATCGAATTATCTAGTCGCCTCAATCAGGGATCGAAGTTTACTCTCGTATTACCTCTAGAATGA
- a CDS encoding IS110 family transposase, with translation MKPIGRSQKSQKKSSKRQEPEIKVINPHSAGIDIGSREHWVCVPIAATESNVRCFGCSTPDLLALANWLSECGVTSIALESTGVEWIPLFNILSQHNFQVCLVNAHNVKTVPGRKSDVQDCQWLQQLHSYGLLAPSFIPEGEITVLRSYLRQRENLIQASSTHVQRMQKALTQMNLQLHKVISDLTGVTGLNILRAIIAGERNPQTLAKLAHRRIKSSPQQIRDALTGNYRPEMVFILHQELSCYQFYQQQIGLLEEQIEQCLSKLPSQTKETPPLNSQKKCRRSIKSGFDLHSHLYRIAGVDFTSIDGLSVVTVQTILSEVGLDPTKFKSAKHFSSWLGLCPGCRITGGKVKSSQTRRVNNRAATAFRLAAQAVSRSHSALGAFYRRIRSRAGAPKAITATAHKIARLFYTLWTKKESYLDRGADYYEQKYQERLIKNLKQRAKSLGLEVVEASST, from the coding sequence ATGAAGCCAATTGGTCGAAGCCAAAAATCCCAGAAAAAAAGTAGCAAAAGACAGGAGCCAGAAATAAAAGTCATCAATCCGCACTCGGCGGGAATTGATATTGGCTCAAGAGAGCATTGGGTTTGTGTACCTATAGCAGCAACAGAATCTAATGTTCGTTGTTTTGGGTGTAGTACACCAGATTTACTAGCTCTGGCAAATTGGTTAAGTGAATGCGGTGTGACGAGTATTGCCCTCGAATCGACGGGAGTAGAATGGATACCTTTATTTAACATCTTAAGTCAGCATAACTTCCAAGTCTGTTTAGTCAATGCTCACAATGTAAAAACAGTACCAGGAAGAAAAAGCGATGTCCAAGATTGTCAATGGTTACAACAACTGCATAGTTATGGCTTACTTGCACCTTCCTTTATCCCCGAAGGAGAAATAACTGTACTGAGAAGCTATTTAAGACAACGAGAAAATTTGATTCAAGCTAGTTCGACTCATGTGCAAAGAATGCAAAAAGCTTTAACACAGATGAATTTGCAGTTGCATAAAGTCATTAGCGATCTTACAGGGGTGACAGGATTAAATATTCTGAGGGCCATTATTGCTGGGGAAAGAAATCCACAAACCTTAGCCAAATTAGCACACCGAAGAATTAAAAGTAGTCCACAACAAATTAGAGATGCCCTAACGGGTAATTATCGTCCAGAAATGGTTTTTATTTTGCATCAAGAATTATCTTGTTATCAATTTTATCAACAACAAATCGGATTATTAGAGGAACAAATCGAACAATGTCTCAGTAAATTGCCCTCCCAAACAAAAGAGACTCCGCCCCTAAATAGCCAGAAAAAGTGTCGTCGCTCAATCAAATCAGGGTTCGACTTACATTCTCATCTCTATCGTATTGCGGGAGTAGATTTTACCAGCATTGATGGTTTAAGTGTAGTCACAGTGCAAACCATCCTCAGTGAAGTAGGATTAGACCCGACTAAATTTAAGAGTGCTAAACATTTCAGCTCTTGGCTCGGATTATGTCCTGGTTGTCGGATTACAGGGGGCAAAGTTAAAAGTTCTCAGACTCGTCGAGTTAACAATCGAGCTGCAACAGCTTTTCGATTGGCAGCTCAAGCTGTTAGTCGTTCTCATTCAGCTTTGGGCGCATTTTATCGACGCATTCGCTCCCGTGCTGGCGCACCCAAGGCCATTACTGCTACAGCACACAAAATTGCTCGTCTATTCTATACTCTCTGGACAAAAAAAGAATCTTATCTCGATCGTGGAGCTGATTACTATGAACAAAAATATCAAGAAAGACTCATCAAAAATCTCAAGCAAAGAGCAAAATCCCTTGGTTTAGAAGTAGTTGAGGCATCTTCTACTTGA
- the psbZ gene encoding photosystem II reaction center protein PsbZ, with translation MTILFQLTLATLVLFSFVMVIGVPVAYASPQNWEQSKSLIYVGSGIWTILVVLVAILNFFVI, from the coding sequence ATGACTATTTTATTTCAATTGACACTAGCGACTCTAGTTTTGTTTTCTTTCGTGATGGTAATTGGTGTTCCAGTTGCCTATGCTTCTCCCCAAAACTGGGAGCAATCTAAATCTTTAATCTATGTAGGGTCAGGGATTTGGACTATTTTGGTTGTCTTAGTTGCGATTTTAAACTTTTTTGTCATTTAG
- the malQ gene encoding 4-alpha-glucanotransferase, whose product MLDFRASGILLHPTSLPSRFGIGDLGDRAYQFVDFLANSDQQIWQILPIGPTGFGNSPYLSYSALAGNPLLISPAVLQTQGLLTQEELDCLPMFPLDWVDFEQVIATKMPLLRRASDRFKTQASTTEQDEFKRFCDRHNDWLSDYALFMSLKKAHNGSSWHQWKPEIAYRQPQAMAKWATELADEIFFHKFMQFQFFCQWRDLKQYANQKGIKIFGDIPIYVAHDSADVWGNREIFCLDEKTGSASLMAGVPPDYFSATGQLWGNPVYDWKELKQTDFKWWIRRVEGILEYVDIIRIDHFRGFQAYWAVPQGETTAIKGAWLDAPGDEFFQLLDKDLGQLPIVAEDLGVITPEVEALRDKFDFPGMKILHFAFDSDRANGFLPFNYTNRNCIVYTGTHDNNTTVGWFDERSSEAQSRVVDYLGCLCEDGIHWALIRLALSSVANTAIIPFQDILGLGTDAKMNTPSQPTGNWEWRCRVEAFNEELSGRLRYLNYLYGRTPINNKNEQSTEEDE is encoded by the coding sequence ATGTTAGATTTTAGAGCTAGCGGTATTTTACTTCATCCAACTTCTTTGCCTAGCCGTTTTGGCATTGGAGATCTAGGTGATCGTGCTTATCAATTCGTCGATTTTTTAGCCAATAGTGACCAACAAATTTGGCAAATTTTGCCAATTGGACCGACAGGTTTTGGTAACTCTCCTTATCTATCTTATTCTGCTTTGGCAGGAAATCCTTTGTTAATTAGTCCCGCAGTTTTGCAAACTCAGGGATTGTTGACTCAGGAAGAATTAGACTGTCTGCCAATGTTTCCCCTAGATTGGGTGGATTTTGAGCAAGTCATAGCCACCAAAATGCCTTTGTTACGTCGGGCAAGCGATCGTTTTAAAACCCAAGCTTCAACCACCGAACAAGACGAATTTAAGCGTTTTTGCGATCGTCACAATGACTGGTTAAGTGATTATGCGCTATTTATGTCACTCAAAAAAGCACATAATGGTAGTAGTTGGCATCAATGGAAACCAGAGATTGCCTACCGTCAGCCTCAAGCAATGGCAAAATGGGCAACAGAGTTGGCTGACGAGATCTTTTTTCATAAATTTATGCAGTTTCAGTTTTTCTGCCAGTGGCGAGACTTGAAACAATATGCTAATCAAAAAGGAATTAAGATCTTTGGCGATATTCCGATTTACGTTGCCCATGATAGTGCGGATGTTTGGGGGAACCGAGAAATTTTTTGCTTAGATGAGAAAACAGGGTCAGCGTCTCTGATGGCTGGTGTTCCGCCAGATTACTTTAGTGCTACTGGTCAACTTTGGGGCAATCCTGTTTATGATTGGAAAGAACTCAAGCAAACCGATTTTAAATGGTGGATTAGAAGAGTAGAGGGCATCCTTGAATACGTTGATATTATTCGTATCGACCACTTTAGAGGTTTTCAAGCATATTGGGCGGTGCCTCAAGGGGAAACTACTGCCATTAAAGGAGCTTGGCTCGATGCTCCTGGTGACGAATTTTTCCAACTACTAGACAAAGACTTAGGGCAACTGCCTATTGTTGCTGAAGACTTAGGAGTAATTACTCCAGAGGTAGAAGCATTGCGGGATAAATTTGATTTTCCGGGCATGAAAATTCTTCATTTTGCTTTTGATTCGGATCGTGCTAACGGCTTTTTGCCTTTTAACTATACGAATCGTAACTGTATTGTTTATACAGGTACTCACGATAACAACACGACCGTAGGGTGGTTTGATGAGCGATCGTCTGAAGCCCAATCAAGAGTAGTAGACTATTTAGGTTGTCTTTGTGAGGATGGTATTCACTGGGCATTAATTCGTTTGGCATTAAGCTCGGTTGCCAATACTGCCATAATTCCTTTTCAGGACATTTTGGGATTAGGAACAGATGCCAAAATGAATACCCCTTCCCAACCAACAGGTAACTGGGAATGGCGTTGTCGAGTTGAAGCGTTTAATGAGGAATTGAGTGGCCGTTTGCGCTATTTAAACTATCTCTATGGGCGCACACCAATCAATAATAAAAATGAACAATCGACAGAGGAGGATGAATAA
- a CDS encoding HEAT repeat domain-containing protein: protein MISERSIVALICLALSNIANCSSSLAGEPETSTFYIPQNRAITLGVMTLPISVESRIQSFEQPEINLKNNLNNHNSELILAQNKILQPHQEKLKSATKSQAETKEEILNSQVTVEEPQRISRRWSLIGMAITFLLSLIILWSLFQKEEQKQDREVDSESVSLQTQDKKSELFDEELIISEQLPRITVLNSEGEPISNQSGKSRQSIEAITIANANSFDGHQPKADKIQDLMSKNVQPLVEANLKDRGKIVTSNTTEIDVVFELIKDLQHSDLDLRRKAIWELAQTADSRALEPLMEIMSQVDALDKNLILDAIAQIALRNIQPINSALFTSLQDANSEVRKNAICDLVILYKPVSQITERLNQMLNDSDREVRQTAEWALKRFNQTSISSISQDFAKHS from the coding sequence ATGATTTCTGAACGTTCTATTGTTGCTCTTATCTGCCTTGCCTTATCTAATATCGCTAACTGTTCGAGTAGCTTAGCTGGGGAACCAGAAACTAGCACGTTTTATATCCCGCAAAATAGAGCGATCACTTTAGGGGTGATGACTCTACCAATTTCTGTTGAAAGTAGGATACAGTCATTCGAGCAACCAGAAATTAATCTTAAAAATAATTTAAATAATCATAATTCTGAGCTGATTTTAGCCCAGAATAAGATTCTGCAACCACACCAGGAAAAACTTAAATCAGCAACAAAATCACAAGCAGAGACTAAAGAAGAAATATTAAATAGTCAAGTAACTGTTGAAGAGCCACAGAGAATTAGCAGGCGTTGGTCACTTATTGGGATGGCTATTACCTTCCTGCTGTCATTGATTATTCTCTGGTCGTTATTTCAAAAAGAAGAGCAAAAACAAGACCGGGAGGTAGACAGTGAATCAGTCTCATTGCAAACACAAGATAAAAAAAGTGAATTGTTTGATGAGGAACTCATAATTTCGGAGCAGCTCCCCAGAATTACAGTTCTAAATTCTGAGGGAGAGCCAATCAGCAATCAAAGTGGGAAATCTCGTCAATCTATCGAAGCTATCACCATTGCTAATGCCAATAGCTTTGATGGGCATCAGCCTAAAGCCGATAAGATCCAAGACTTGATGTCCAAAAATGTTCAGCCGCTGGTAGAAGCCAATCTAAAAGATAGGGGAAAAATAGTAACCTCTAATACAACTGAGATTGATGTTGTGTTTGAACTAATCAAGGACTTGCAACATAGCGATCTCGATTTAAGACGTAAAGCAATTTGGGAGTTAGCCCAAACAGCAGATTCCAGAGCACTAGAACCCTTAATGGAAATTATGTCTCAAGTAGATGCCTTAGATAAAAATCTGATTCTCGATGCAATCGCTCAAATTGCTCTACGAAATATTCAACCAATTAATAGTGCTTTGTTTACTTCTCTACAAGATGCAAATTCTGAAGTGAGAAAAAATGCCATTTGTGATTTGGTCATTCTATATAAACCAGTATCTCAAATCACTGAACGCCTCAATCAAATGTTGAATGATTCTGATCGAGAGGTACGGCAAACTGCAGAATGGGCATTAAAACGATTTAATCAAACATCCATCTCTTCTATTTCCCAGGATTTTGCCAAACATAGTTAA